A stretch of the Malus sylvestris chromosome 10, drMalSylv7.2, whole genome shotgun sequence genome encodes the following:
- the LOC126584781 gene encoding protein SHI RELATED SEQUENCE 3 encodes MVRQGRGGREEEIMGSRCQDCGNQSKKECVYMRCRTCCKSKGFHCQTHFKSTWVPVHRRRHAHHQQLPSIDPQHPPHLHQGHNYNPRRTAAGHVITNPSSSGQNQQVNNFPAEVNSMANFRCVRVRSVEDTVNQQAYQTSMVIGGHVFKGILYDQGPDYTTAAGQSSSSQHVMNKQTSNFINAAASASNITASTPSAAADHQVPHHHQLPSSYPLIPFNAFMPGTQFFL; translated from the exons ATGGTGaggcaaggaagaggaggaagagaagaagaaataatgGGTTCCAGATGCCAAGACTGTGGGAATCAATCAAAGAAGGAGTGTGTGTACATGAGATGCAGGACTTGCTGTAAGAGCAAAGGGTTTCACTGCCAAACTCACTTCAAAAGTACTTGGGTTCCTGTCCACAGAAGGCGCCACGCTCATCACCAACAGCTTCCTTCTATTGATCCACAGCACCCACCTCACCTTCATCAAGGGCACAACTACAACCCTAGGAGGACAGCAGCTGGACACGTCATCACCAATCCCTCTTCATCTG GGCAAAATCAACAGGTTAACAATTTTCCAGCAGAAGTGAATTCCATGGCCAATTTTCGCTGTGTTCGAGTGCGCTCCGTGGAGGATACGGTCAATCAGCAGGCTTATCAGACAAGTATGGTAATCGGGGGGCATGTGTTCAAAGGTATACTTTATGATCAAGGCCCTGATTACACCACTGCAGCTGGCCAAAGTTCCAGCTCCCAGCATGTAATGAATAAGCAAACTAGTAATTTTATTAATGCTGCTGCTTCTGCTTCAAATATTACTGCTTCCACTCCATCAGCTGCTGCAGATCATCAAGTGCCACATCATCATCAACTTCCTTCTTCTTATCCGTTGATTCCTTTTAATGCATTCATGCCTGGTACGCAATTTTTCCTTTAA